One window of Papaver somniferum cultivar HN1 chromosome 9, ASM357369v1, whole genome shotgun sequence genomic DNA carries:
- the LOC113314137 gene encoding cation/H(+) antiporter 15-like, which produces MNTSTNSSNKNASVVCYSPSLITTNGIWQGDDPLDYSLPLFILQLTLIVTSTRILVFVLKPFRQPRVIAEILGGVLLGPSVLGRFTEFAEKVFPLRSVMVLETMANVGLLYFLFLVGVEMDLSVIRRTGRKALIIALAGMALPFAIGASSAFLLPGPGPEKGPDGKEIKHSKDVNKWTYFLFLGVALSVTAFPVLARILAELKLLNTELGRIAMSSAIVNDMCAWILLAVAIALAESGGSEASASSWASYASLFVVLSSVAFVAFCILVIRPVIGWIIRRTPEGENFNDFYICLILTGVMVCGFITDSIGTHSIFGAFVFGLVIPNGQLGTVLIEKLEDFVSGLLLPLFFAISGLRTDVTKMRSPGEWGMLLLVIILCSLAKIFGTFLIALFYQMPFREGIALGLLMNTKGLIEMIVLNVGRDQKVLDDQAFAIMVIVAVITTAIITPTVTAVYRPARRFVPYKRRTIQKSKPDAEFRILACLHTPRNVPTIINLLETSYPTKKSPIFLYALQLVELTGRASAMLIVHNTRKSGRPALNRTQAQSDHIVSAFENYEQHSGAVSVQPLTAISPYSTMHEDICNLAEDKRVALIIVPFHKQQTIDGGMEATNPAFRTVNQNVLANAPCSVGILVDRGLGATARAASSHVTHNVVVLFFGGPDDREALAYASRMSENPTVNLTVIRFLPGEEAKGWQQENESKDNGMNVVTDNDRERQIDDDVITDFRMKTANDESVVYMEKTTNDGEETVSTIRSLDNIHDLYIVGRGQGTVSPLTAGLTDWSECPELGPIGDLLASSDFAVTVSVLVVQQYVGMGLQGDGVATPDSPAQQQPDQQFDLHQQRGANNNYNNQGMQSWQQVNLR; this is translated from the exons ATGAATACCAGTACCAATTCCAGCAACAAAAATGCGTCAGTTGTATGTTATTCACCAAGCTTGATCACAACAAATGGAATATGGCAGGGTGATGATCCGCTGGATTATTCTCTCCCTCTATTCATTTTGCAGCTCACCCTCATTGTCACCTCGACTCGTATCCTTGTATTCGTTCTCAAACCCTTTCGCCAACCTAGGGTCATCGCGGAGATCCTT GGTGGCGTGCTCTTAGGCCCATCGGTGCTGGGAAGATTTACTGAATTTGCCGAAAAGGTTTTTCCTCTTAGAAGTGTAATGGTATTAGAAACAATGGCAAACGTGGGTCTCCTCTATTTCTTGTTTTTAGTGGGTGTGGAGATGGATCTATCTGTGATTAGACGCACTGGTAGAAAGGCTTTAATCATTGCTCTGGCTGGGATGGCTTTACCATTTGCCATAGGAGCTTCATCTGCATTTTTATTACCTGGTCCTGGTCCAGAAAAAGGTCCagatggtaaagaaataaaacataGTAAAGACGTAAATAAATGGACCTACTTTCTTTTCTTGGGTGTGGCGCTTTCAGTTACAGCTTTCCCGGTTTTAGCTAGAATTCTTGCGGAACTAAAACTTCTGAATACAGAACTTGGTAGAATAGCTATGTCATCTGCCATAGTTAATGATATGTGTGCTTGGATATTATTAGCTGTGGCTATAGCTCTTGCAGAAAGTGGTGGGAGTGAAGCTTCCGCTAGCAGTTGGGCTTCTTATGCTTCGTTGTTCGTTGTGCTCTCAAGTGTTGCCTTTGTGGCTTTTTGTATTCTCGTAATCAGGCCAGTGATCGGATGGATTATAAGAAGAACACCCGAAGGAGAAAATTTTAATGATTTCTATATTTGTCTCATACTAACGGGAGTTATGGTATGTGGGTTTATAACCGATTCAATCGGAACTCACTCCATTTTTGGTGCATTTGTGTTTGGATTGGTGATACCAAATGGGCAACTAGGTACTGTACTGATTGAAAAATTGGAGGATTTTGTGTCCGGCTTGTTGTTGCCCTTGTTTTTTGCTATAAGTGGGTTGAGGACTGATGTAACAAAAATGAGGAGTCCAGGTGAATGGGGAATGTTGTTGCTGGTTATAATCTTGTGTAGTCTGGCAAAAATATTTGGAACTTTTTTGATAGCACTTTTCTACCAGATGCCATTTAGAGAAGGAATTGCTCTTGGATTGCTCATGAACACTAAAGGTCTTATTGAGATGATCGTGCTGAATGTTGGGAGAGACCAGAAG GTACTGGATGACCAAGCCTTTGCAATCATGGTAATCGTAGCTGTAATTACGACTGCCATTATAACTCCAACTGTAACCGCAGTGTACAGACCAGCAAGACGTTTCGTTCCATACAAGCGTAGAACAATACAGAAATCCAAACCAGATGCTGAATTCCGAATATTGGCCTGCCTCCACACACCCCGTAACGTCCCAACTATCATTAACCTTCTCGAAACCTCTTACCCAACCAAAAAGTCCCCAATCTTTCTTTACGCCCTCCAGCTCGTTGAACTCACGGGCCGTGCTTCTGCCATGCTCATCGTTCATAACACTCGCAAATCCGGACGACCTGCTCTGAACAGAACTCAAGCCCAATCTGATCACATCGTAAGTGCCTTTGAAAATTACGAACAACATTCAGGAGCTGTCTCAGTTCAGCCCCTCACTGCCATTTCTCCTTACTCGACGATGCACGAAGACATATGCAATCTTGCCGAGGACAAAAGGGTCGCTCTAATCATTGTTCCTTTCCACAAACAACAAACCATTGATGGAGGAATGGAAGCAACGAATCCAGCTTTTAGAACTGTCAATCAGAATGTACTGGCAAATGCTCCTTGTTCTGTTGGAATCCTTGTAGATCGAGGATTAGGTGCCACAGCAAGAGCTGCTAGTTCCCACGTTACCCACAATGTTGTCGTTCTCTTTTTTGGTGGCCCTGACGATAGAGAGGCATTGGCTTATGCTTCGAGAATGTCAGAGAACCCTACTGTTAATCTGACAGTTATCCGGTTCCTTCCTGGAGAAGAAGCAAAAGGGTGGCAACAGGAGAATGAATCCAAGGATAATGGAATGAATGTTGTTACTGATAATGACAGGGAGAGACAGATCGATGATGATGTTATTACTGACTTCAGAATGAAAACGGCTAACGATGAATCAGTTGTATATATGGAGAAAACCACCAACGACGGAGAAGAGACAGTGTCGACTATTAGATCTCTGGATAATATCCACGACCTCTATATAGTTGGAAGGGGACAGGGGACGGTATCACCACTTACTGCCGGACTTACCGATTGGAGTGAGTGCCCGGAGTTGGGACCAATTGGGGACCTACTTGCTTCGTCAGATTTTGCTGTAACAGTGTCAGTCTTGGTGGTGCAGCAATATGTTGGAATGGGTCTTCAAGGTGATGGAGTAGCAACACCTGATAGCCCTGCACAGCAACAACCTGACCAACAATTCGACCTACACCAACAAAGAGGAGCAAACAACAATTATAACAACCAAGGCATGCAGTCATGGCAGCAAGTAAATCTTCGTTAG